Proteins from one Chitinophaga oryzae genomic window:
- a CDS encoding SPOR domain-containing protein gives MQKLFILVCCLLGSSWAMAQDYTMSGNGSVKVIKDSRLDALIRKQIYINTLAIRNQSGFRVQVISTNKRGDANEAKARVMQLYSDYRTYLDYQAPYFKVRVGDFKTREEASELRDKLSSLFSGGVFVVPAIINVSPDKELSNEEPY, from the coding sequence ATGCAAAAATTATTCATCCTGGTTTGCTGCCTGTTGGGAAGTAGCTGGGCCATGGCGCAGGACTATACCATGTCCGGCAATGGTTCGGTAAAAGTGATCAAGGATAGCCGGTTGGACGCGCTGATCAGAAAACAGATCTACATCAACACCCTGGCCATCCGCAACCAATCCGGTTTCCGGGTACAGGTGATCTCTACCAACAAGCGCGGCGATGCCAATGAAGCCAAAGCCCGGGTAATGCAGCTGTACAGTGATTATCGTACATACCTGGATTATCAGGCACCCTATTTTAAAGTGCGCGTAGGCGATTTCAAAACCCGCGAGGAAGCCAGCGAGTTGCGCGACAAGCTCTCCAGCCTCTTTTCAGGCGGCGTATTTGTAGTTCCAGCCATTATCAACGTGTCACCGGATAAAGAACTGTCGAATGAAGAACCGTATTAA
- a CDS encoding ABC transporter ATP-binding protein, with amino-acid sequence MINIQSLKFSYRPNRPLFEDLSLRLEAGHIYGLLGKNGAGKSTLLKQIAGLLFPDGGACEVMGYKTAKRQPAFLREIFLVPEEFNLPKISIRTYVKANAPFYPRFDEQAFYSYLREFAIPQDQQLTNMSYGQKKKVIISFALATNTKVLIMDEPTNGLDIPSKSQFRKVMAAAVTDDKCMVISTHQVRDLDNLIDSIVIIDDHKIIFHQDVGTVTDKLSFKLLAQLDDRLPILYADSSLRGHSVIMKNENMEQSKIDMELLFNAILSNRQPIQELFN; translated from the coding sequence ATGATTAACATCCAATCCCTGAAATTCAGCTACCGCCCCAACAGGCCCCTGTTCGAGGATCTCAGCCTCCGGCTGGAAGCAGGCCATATATATGGCCTCCTCGGCAAAAACGGCGCTGGCAAGTCCACCCTGCTCAAACAGATCGCCGGTTTGTTATTCCCCGACGGAGGCGCCTGTGAGGTAATGGGTTATAAAACAGCGAAGCGGCAGCCGGCCTTCCTCCGGGAAATATTCCTCGTACCGGAAGAGTTCAACCTGCCTAAAATCAGCATCCGCACCTATGTAAAGGCCAACGCTCCTTTTTACCCCCGTTTCGATGAACAGGCCTTTTACAGCTACCTGAGGGAATTCGCTATCCCGCAGGACCAGCAACTGACCAACATGTCTTACGGCCAGAAGAAAAAAGTCATTATCAGCTTCGCACTGGCAACCAATACCAAAGTGCTGATCATGGACGAACCCACCAACGGCCTCGATATTCCCTCCAAAAGCCAGTTCCGCAAAGTAATGGCAGCCGCCGTTACGGACGACAAATGCATGGTGATATCCACGCACCAGGTAAGGGACCTCGACAACCTGATAGACAGCATCGTCATCATCGACGACCACAAAATTATCTTCCACCAGGATGTAGGCACCGTAACGGATAAACTGAGCTTCAAACTGCTGGCCCAGCTGGACGACCGCCTGCCGATACTGTATGCAGACAGTAGTCTCCGCGGCCACTCCGTGATCATGAAAAATGAAAACATGGAACAAAGCAAAATCGATATGGAGCTGCTGTTCAACGCTATCCTCTCCAACCGCCAACCCATTCAAGAACTTTTTAACTGA
- a CDS encoding sugar phosphate nucleotidyltransferase, translating to MKAIIPVAGAGTKLRPHTYTQPKALIPLAGRTILSIIVDQLVEAGITEFVFVVGYLGEKIQHYVEKKYPQLTCHFVHQNSREGTGHAILLTREVVGNDEVLIVLGDTICECDFKEVVSSPYSVLGLKKVDDPRNFGVAELDESGKITRVVEKPQIPKSNLALVGLYKIKESAQLYECLQANIDNHIKSHDEFQLTDALECMIEHGVRFNAFKVINWFDCGRKDTLLETNAILLKKYKLANNPVLPYENTIIIPPVSIGEGCNIKNSIIGPNVAVGDNTVINYSIVKDSIIGSFSNLYEVVLKSSLIGSDANIRGLSQSLNIGDNTEIDLG from the coding sequence ATGAAGGCAATAATACCCGTGGCCGGGGCGGGCACTAAGCTCAGGCCACATACATATACACAACCCAAAGCACTCATCCCATTAGCCGGCAGGACCATACTGAGCATCATTGTGGATCAGCTGGTGGAAGCGGGCATCACGGAATTTGTTTTTGTGGTAGGGTATCTGGGGGAAAAAATCCAGCACTACGTTGAAAAGAAATACCCGCAGCTGACCTGCCACTTCGTGCATCAAAACAGCCGCGAAGGCACGGGGCATGCTATCCTGCTGACCCGCGAAGTAGTAGGCAACGATGAAGTGCTGATCGTACTGGGCGATACCATCTGTGAGTGTGATTTCAAGGAAGTGGTGTCTTCTCCTTACTCTGTACTGGGATTGAAGAAGGTGGATGATCCGCGCAACTTCGGGGTGGCGGAACTGGATGAAAGCGGCAAGATCACCCGGGTGGTGGAGAAACCGCAGATCCCCAAGTCCAACCTTGCGCTGGTAGGCCTTTATAAGATCAAGGAGAGCGCGCAGCTCTATGAATGCCTGCAAGCCAATATCGACAATCATATCAAGTCACATGACGAGTTTCAGCTCACTGATGCGCTGGAATGTATGATAGAACACGGCGTGCGTTTTAACGCTTTCAAGGTGATCAACTGGTTTGACTGCGGCCGCAAGGATACCCTGCTGGAAACCAATGCCATCCTGCTGAAAAAGTACAAACTGGCCAATAATCCGGTACTGCCGTATGAGAACACTATTATCATACCGCCGGTAAGTATCGGAGAAGGCTGTAATATCAAGAACTCCATCATCGGCCCTAACGTGGCCGTAGGCGATAATACGGTGATCAACTACTCCATCGTGAAGGACTCCATTATCGGTTCATTCAGCAACCTGTATGAGGTGGTGCTGAAGTCCTCGCTGATAGGCAGCGATGCCAATATCCGCGGCCTTAGCCAGAGCCTTAATATCGGCGACAATACAGAAATCGATCTGGGCTAA
- a CDS encoding NAD(P)H-dependent flavin oxidoreductase, with translation MNRISSLFGIQYPIVQAGMIWASGWRLASAVSNAGGLGLIGAGSMYPDVLKHHIQRCKEATNKPFGVNVPLLYPDIEQLINIILEEKVQVVFTSAGNPKTWTPVLKAAGVKVVHVVSSSAFALKSEAAGVDAVVAEGFEAGGHNGREETTTMVLIPAVCEKVQIPVIAAGGIGSGRAMAAAFALGASGVQVGSRFVATPEASSHINFKEAVVNAKEGDTMLSLKKLTPVRLIKNHFYETVKTAEDGGADPDALKVLLGRARAKTGMFEGNLEEGELEIGQVSALIHDIKPAAAIVEDIWNEFQVVRRQLAGDI, from the coding sequence ATGAACCGGATTTCCTCTTTGTTCGGGATACAATACCCGATTGTACAAGCCGGCATGATATGGGCCAGCGGGTGGCGTTTAGCCAGTGCAGTGAGTAATGCAGGCGGGCTGGGCCTTATCGGCGCAGGCAGTATGTACCCCGATGTGCTGAAGCATCATATCCAACGCTGTAAAGAAGCTACCAACAAGCCTTTTGGGGTGAATGTGCCCCTGCTGTACCCGGATATTGAGCAATTGATCAACATCATCCTGGAAGAGAAAGTACAGGTGGTGTTTACATCTGCCGGTAATCCCAAGACATGGACGCCGGTGTTGAAAGCGGCGGGCGTGAAAGTGGTGCATGTGGTGTCCAGCTCGGCTTTTGCCCTGAAAAGCGAAGCGGCCGGCGTGGATGCTGTGGTGGCGGAAGGCTTTGAAGCGGGAGGGCACAACGGTCGGGAGGAAACCACCACCATGGTGCTGATACCGGCTGTCTGTGAAAAAGTGCAGATACCAGTGATCGCTGCGGGCGGCATTGGTTCCGGAAGAGCCATGGCAGCAGCTTTTGCGCTGGGCGCCTCCGGAGTGCAGGTAGGCAGCCGTTTTGTGGCAACCCCCGAAGCATCTTCCCATATTAATTTCAAGGAAGCGGTGGTCAACGCCAAAGAAGGCGATACCATGTTAAGCCTCAAGAAATTAACCCCTGTACGTCTTATTAAAAATCATTTTTACGAAACGGTGAAAACCGCGGAAGACGGCGGCGCAGACCCCGATGCGCTGAAAGTTCTGCTGGGACGCGCCCGCGCTAAAACCGGTATGTTCGAAGGTAATCTGGAAGAAGGAGAGCTGGAGATAGGGCAGGTCAGCGCGTTGATTCACGATATTAAACCCGCTGCGGCCATCGTGGAGGACATCTGGAATGAATTCCAGGTTGTACGCAGGCAGCTGGCAGGAGATATTTAG
- a CDS encoding GntR family transcriptional regulator, which produces MEFKDSQAIYLQIADYICEQVLLNKWQPEERIPSVRELAVQLEVNPNTVMRTCELLQQQEIISNKRGIGYFITPDAVKKIRQFKKEAFISNELPSLFRSMYLLDIDVDELKPYYEKFKKSNFK; this is translated from the coding sequence ATGGAATTCAAAGACTCTCAAGCCATTTATCTGCAGATCGCAGACTATATATGTGAACAGGTGCTGTTGAACAAGTGGCAACCGGAAGAACGCATCCCTTCTGTAAGAGAACTGGCCGTTCAGCTGGAGGTCAACCCCAACACCGTCATGCGCACCTGTGAACTGCTCCAGCAACAGGAAATCATCTCCAACAAAAGAGGCATCGGGTATTTCATCACCCCGGACGCCGTTAAAAAAATCAGGCAGTTCAAAAAGGAAGCGTTTATCTCCAACGAACTGCCCAGCCTCTTCCGCAGCATGTACCTGCTGGATATTGATGTGGATGAACTGAAACCGTATTACGAAAAATTCAAAAAATCTAATTTCAAATAA
- the glyA gene encoding serine hydroxymethyltransferase has translation MQRDQQIFDIIRQELERQRHGIELIASENFTSLQVMQAMGNVMTNKYAEGYPGKRYYAGCEIVDQSEQLAIDRAKQIFGAAYANVQPHSGAQANAAVMLAILQPGDKILGLDLSMGGHLTHGSAVNYSGKLYEPHFYGVNKETGLVEYDKMEEIANREKPKLIVCGASAYSRDWDYKRIREIADQVGAFVLADIAHPAGLIAKGLLNSPFEHCHFVTTTTHKTLRGPRGGMIMMGKDFENPFGLKTPKGEIRLMSSLIDTAVFPGIQGGPLEHVIAAKAVSFFEILSDEYDVYAKQILKNAQAMAKSFVNRGYQIISGGTDNHLMLIDLRNKNISGKKAEQTLVKAEITANKNMVPFDDKSAFITSGIRVGVPAITTRGLKEGHMEQIVDWIDQLLMDADNEALITKVRGEVNGFMQQFPLYPEL, from the coding sequence ATGCAAAGAGACCAGCAAATATTTGATATTATCCGCCAGGAATTGGAGCGTCAGCGCCATGGCATCGAATTGATCGCATCTGAAAACTTTACCAGCTTGCAGGTAATGCAGGCCATGGGTAATGTGATGACGAATAAATACGCCGAAGGCTACCCTGGCAAAAGATACTACGCAGGCTGCGAAATCGTGGACCAGAGCGAACAACTGGCCATTGACAGGGCTAAACAAATATTTGGGGCTGCTTATGCCAACGTACAACCTCACTCCGGAGCACAGGCCAATGCCGCAGTAATGCTGGCCATCCTGCAGCCCGGTGATAAAATCCTCGGCCTGGACCTCAGCATGGGCGGTCACCTGACCCACGGTTCTGCTGTAAACTACTCCGGCAAGCTTTATGAACCTCATTTCTACGGCGTTAATAAAGAAACAGGCCTCGTGGAATACGATAAAATGGAAGAAATCGCCAACCGCGAAAAACCCAAACTGATCGTATGCGGCGCCTCTGCCTACAGCCGTGACTGGGATTATAAACGTATCCGCGAAATCGCTGACCAGGTAGGCGCTTTCGTACTGGCAGACATTGCGCATCCTGCGGGCCTTATCGCCAAAGGACTGCTCAACTCACCGTTCGAACACTGCCACTTCGTAACCACCACCACCCATAAAACACTGCGTGGCCCCCGCGGCGGTATGATCATGATGGGCAAAGACTTCGAAAATCCTTTCGGCCTGAAAACTCCGAAAGGCGAAATCCGCCTCATGAGCTCCCTCATCGATACCGCTGTATTCCCCGGTATCCAGGGTGGTCCGCTCGAACACGTCATCGCTGCCAAAGCCGTGTCTTTCTTCGAAATCCTGTCTGACGAATACGACGTGTACGCCAAACAGATCCTGAAAAACGCCCAGGCCATGGCTAAAAGCTTCGTGAACAGAGGCTACCAGATCATCAGCGGCGGTACAGACAACCACCTCATGCTGATAGACCTGCGCAATAAAAACATCTCCGGTAAAAAAGCCGAACAAACCCTGGTGAAAGCAGAAATCACTGCCAACAAAAACATGGTTCCGTTCGACGATAAATCTGCTTTCATCACCTCCGGTATCCGTGTAGGCGTTCCTGCCATCACCACCCGCGGCCTGAAAGAAGGTCATATGGAGCAGATCGTTGACTGGATCGATCAACTGCTCATGGACGCTGATAATGAAGCCCTCATCACCAAAGTAAGAGGTGAAGTGAATGGCTTCATGCAGCAATTCCCGCTGTACCCGGAACTCTAA
- a CDS encoding M20 metallopeptidase family protein: MKNRIKELAKAYAPAFIDIRRHIHSHPELSFQEYKTSEFIQQQLDKFGVPYKAGIAGTGVIALIEGKNPASKTIALRADIDALPINEANDVSYKSVNNGIMHACGHDVHTTVVLGATKILHELKDELEGTVKILFQPGEEKHPGGASIMIEEGALENPRPDAILGLHVHPSMETGKLGFCAGKYMASADEIYITVKSKGGHAAQPHLTVDTILVASQLVVSLQQVISRNNNPFSPSVLSICAFNGGFTTNVIPSEVKLMGTFRAMDETWRFKAHELIRKQAAGIAEATGADIDIDILVGYPTLYNNEAVTAKARQLAEDYIGKEQVEDTELRMGAEDFAFYSQIVPACFFRLGTGNKEKGITSGVHTPTFDVDERAIEIGMGTMAYLATQF, translated from the coding sequence ATGAAGAACCGTATTAAAGAGCTGGCTAAAGCCTATGCACCTGCTTTTATAGACATCAGGCGCCATATTCACTCCCATCCCGAACTATCTTTCCAGGAATATAAAACCTCCGAATTTATTCAGCAGCAACTGGATAAATTCGGCGTGCCCTATAAAGCAGGTATCGCCGGAACAGGCGTTATCGCGCTCATAGAAGGTAAAAATCCTGCTTCCAAAACCATCGCCCTCCGGGCAGACATCGATGCGCTACCCATCAACGAGGCCAACGATGTGTCCTATAAGTCGGTGAACAACGGCATTATGCACGCCTGTGGCCACGACGTACATACTACTGTGGTATTGGGCGCTACCAAAATACTGCATGAACTGAAAGATGAGCTGGAAGGAACGGTCAAAATCCTGTTTCAGCCCGGTGAAGAAAAACACCCGGGCGGCGCCAGCATCATGATCGAAGAAGGCGCGCTGGAAAACCCCCGTCCGGACGCTATCCTGGGCCTGCATGTGCATCCTTCCATGGAGACCGGCAAACTGGGATTCTGCGCCGGTAAATACATGGCCAGCGCCGACGAGATTTATATCACGGTGAAAAGCAAAGGCGGGCACGCCGCCCAGCCGCATCTCACCGTAGACACCATCCTGGTGGCTTCGCAGCTGGTGGTAAGCCTGCAACAGGTGATTTCCCGCAACAACAACCCTTTCTCCCCGTCGGTACTGTCTATCTGTGCTTTCAACGGCGGTTTCACCACCAATGTGATTCCCAGCGAAGTAAAACTGATGGGCACTTTCAGAGCGATGGACGAAACCTGGCGTTTTAAAGCGCATGAGCTGATCCGCAAACAGGCAGCCGGCATCGCAGAAGCGACGGGCGCTGATATCGATATCGACATTCTCGTGGGTTACCCCACCCTGTATAATAATGAAGCCGTTACCGCCAAAGCCAGGCAACTGGCTGAAGACTACATCGGCAAAGAGCAGGTGGAAGACACAGAACTGCGCATGGGCGCGGAAGACTTCGCGTTTTATTCGCAGATCGTACCAGCCTGCTTCTTCCGGCTCGGTACCGGTAACAAGGAAAAAGGGATCACCTCCGGTGTACATACGCCTACTTTCGATGTAGACGAAAGAGCCATTGAAATAGGAATGGGCACCATGGCTTACCTGGCCACCCAATTCTGA